The following coding sequences lie in one Psychrobacter arenosus genomic window:
- a CDS encoding nucleotide sugar dehydrogenase: MADPQHTNSLTYPPIHTLQPFKEPNPALATDHTLLQNITVIGAGYVGLSNAILLAQAHLQTTVTLFDIDAQKISLLQQGTSPLQDPEIEQFLAEQPLNLNATADATGIYQSCDLALIATPTNYDVASGKFDTASVQASIESIREQNPLVPIVIKSTVPIGFTERMHTLFDANIIFMPEFLREGQALHDNLYPSRIIVGATDEQNTFAQTLMALYQQASANDTAHSPIPTLPMPPTEAEAVKLFANSYLATRIAFFNELDSFAEKQALDSQAIITGVGLDPRIGQHYNNPSFGYGGYCLPKDTQQLKANYLGIPANLIHAIVDANNTRKRFIARSIIEKNPTSIGIYRLSMKKDADNFRDSAVLDIIDILKQHGMTVTIFEPALNETRFADCHVINNLATFKNSNDLIVANRWHNELDDVAAKVYSRDVFGYS; this comes from the coding sequence ATGGCAGACCCACAGCACACCAACTCCCTAACCTATCCACCGATTCATACACTGCAACCTTTCAAAGAACCTAACCCTGCCCTAGCCACTGACCATACTCTATTACAAAATATAACGGTCATTGGTGCCGGCTATGTTGGGTTGTCTAATGCTATCTTATTGGCACAGGCGCACCTGCAAACCACTGTTACTCTGTTTGACATTGATGCGCAAAAAATTAGCCTATTACAGCAAGGCACCTCCCCCTTACAAGACCCTGAAATCGAGCAATTTTTAGCAGAACAGCCGCTGAATTTAAACGCCACTGCTGATGCTACAGGTATTTATCAATCTTGCGATTTAGCGCTTATTGCCACCCCGACCAATTACGATGTGGCTTCCGGTAAATTTGATACGGCATCGGTGCAGGCCAGCATTGAGTCTATTCGCGAGCAAAATCCTCTTGTGCCTATCGTGATTAAATCGACCGTGCCGATTGGCTTTACAGAGCGGATGCACACCTTATTTGACGCCAATATTATCTTTATGCCGGAATTCCTGAGAGAAGGCCAAGCGCTGCACGACAACCTCTATCCTTCACGGATTATCGTTGGAGCCACTGATGAGCAAAATACGTTCGCGCAAACGTTAATGGCTTTATATCAGCAGGCGAGTGCTAACGATACCGCCCACTCCCCTATCCCTACCTTACCGATGCCACCGACCGAGGCCGAAGCAGTTAAATTATTCGCCAACAGTTATTTAGCTACCCGTATCGCGTTCTTTAACGAATTGGACAGCTTTGCTGAAAAACAAGCGCTAGACAGCCAAGCCATTATCACGGGTGTGGGACTCGACCCGCGTATCGGTCAACATTATAATAACCCCTCTTTTGGCTATGGCGGTTATTGTCTGCCCAAAGACACCCAACAGCTTAAAGCCAATTATCTTGGTATCCCTGCCAATTTGATCCACGCTATAGTCGATGCCAACAACACCCGCAAACGCTTTATTGCCCGCAGTATCATCGAAAAAAACCCTACCAGTATCGGCATCTATCGCTTAAGCATGAAAAAAGATGCAGATAATTTTCGCGATTCCGCTGTGCTCGATATTATCGATATTTTAAAGCAACATGGCATGACGGTGACCATCTTTGAGCCTGCCTTAAACGAGACGCGATTCGCCGATTGCCACGTGATTAATAACTTAGCAACTTTTAAAAACAGCAACGACCTAATTGTCGCTAACCGTTGGCATAACGAACTAGACGATGTCGCCGCTAAGGTTTATAGCCGCGATGTGTTTGGATACAGTTGA
- a CDS encoding ComEA family DNA-binding protein has translation MRQSMLILIMMLINIFYTLAAVAIPTPSATQDGEQCFSDPKAAYTYLQQQQTKDAAAHKFALNNTLVNINKASEAELTALQGIGSSKAQDIILFREAFGDFERVEDLTLVKGIGEKTVAKNRHRLRVQ, from the coding sequence TTGCGACAGTCTATGCTCATTCTAATTATGATGCTAATCAATATCTTTTATACGTTAGCAGCTGTTGCCATTCCTACTCCATCAGCAACGCAGGATGGCGAGCAATGCTTTAGTGATCCCAAGGCGGCTTATACTTACTTACAGCAGCAACAAACGAAGGATGCGGCAGCCCATAAATTTGCCCTCAACAATACGCTAGTCAATATTAATAAGGCCAGCGAAGCAGAATTAACCGCGCTACAAGGGATTGGCAGCAGTAAAGCGCAAGACATTATCCTGTTTCGAGAAGCGTTTGGGGATTTCGAACGGGTAGAGGACCTCACTTTAGTTAAAGGCATTGGCGAGAAAACCGTGGCAAAAAATCGTCATCGGCTACGAGTCCAATAA
- the mazG gene encoding nucleoside triphosphate pyrophosphohydrolase: MNDTVTTNASQRRVIAPTPVADTPSATADLADLLALMARLRADCPWDIKQTNHSLIPYAIEEAYELGEAVQEDDDEDIKGELGDVLLQVVFHCQLYAEQGRFAMGDVITTLQEKLIRRHPHVFDKENLADDAAVKQRWDEIKAIENQERAARGKAKRRLDQVKAGSALMQAQALQKAASKLGFDWPGVEGAVEKLEEEIAELKEALPKAGETLTAQQERALEKELGDCVFGLVNVARKVGLDAEAATLTCVHKFKSRFGYIEAKLAEQGKIVEDSTLEEMDALWEAAKIEE, from the coding sequence ATGAATGACACCGTGACCACCAACGCATCGCAAAGACGAGTAATAGCTCCAACACCGGTAGCCGATACGCCAAGCGCCACTGCAGATTTAGCAGATTTATTAGCGCTGATGGCCCGCTTACGCGCTGACTGCCCGTGGGATATTAAGCAGACCAACCACAGCTTGATTCCGTATGCTATCGAGGAGGCTTATGAGCTGGGCGAGGCGGTGCAAGAAGACGATGATGAAGATATCAAAGGCGAGTTGGGCGATGTCTTATTGCAGGTGGTGTTTCATTGCCAGCTCTATGCTGAGCAAGGTCGTTTTGCTATGGGCGATGTCATTACTACCCTGCAAGAGAAACTAATCCGTCGCCATCCGCATGTATTTGATAAAGAAAATTTAGCCGATGATGCAGCGGTCAAGCAACGTTGGGATGAAATTAAAGCGATTGAAAATCAGGAACGCGCTGCACGGGGCAAAGCTAAACGTCGTTTGGACCAAGTCAAAGCAGGCAGTGCGCTAATGCAGGCGCAGGCCTTACAAAAGGCAGCGAGTAAGTTGGGCTTTGATTGGCCAGGTGTCGAGGGTGCAGTAGAAAAACTAGAAGAAGAGATTGCGGAATTAAAGGAGGCTTTGCCAAAAGCGGGCGAGACGCTAACGGCTCAACAAGAGCGAGCATTAGAAAAAGAGCTCGGCGACTGTGTCTTTGGTTTGGTTAACGTAGCGCGTAAAGTCGGTTTGGATGCGGAAGCGGCAACTTTGACCTGCGTGCATAAGTTTAAATCGCGCTTTGGTTATATAGAAGCTAAGCTTGCTGAACAGGGTAAAATTGTGGAAGACAGTACCCTAGAGGAAATGGATGCATTATGGGAAGCCGCTAAAATAGAAGAGTAA